One genomic region from Ammospiza caudacuta isolate bAmmCau1 chromosome 1, bAmmCau1.pri, whole genome shotgun sequence encodes:
- the MED30 gene encoding mediator of RNA polymerase II transcription subunit 30 isoform X1 — protein MSTPPLAGAGMPPGAFSGTQAQAAREVNTASLCRIGQETVQDIVFRTMEIFQLLRNMQLPNGVTYHTATYQDRLAKLQEHLRQLSILFRKLRLVYDKCNENCAGLDPVPIEQLIPYVEEDGSKHDDRGAASQLRFASEERREIMEVNKKLKQKNQQLKQIMDQLRNLIWDINAMLAMRN, from the exons ATGTCGACTCCCCCCCTGGCCGGGGCAGGGATGCCGCCGGGCGCCTTCTCCGGGACCCAGGCTCAGGCTGCCCGCGAGGTGAACACGGCTTCGCTCTGCCGCATCGGCCAGGAGACCGTGCAGGACATCGTCTTCCGAACCATGGAAATATTCCAGCTACTGAGGAACATGCAG TTACCAAATGGTGTTACTTATCATACTGCAACATATCAAGACAGACTGGCAAAGCTGCAGGAACATCTCCGCCAGCTATCAATACTCTTCAGAAAACTAAGATTAGTCTATGACAAATGTAATGAAAACTGTGCTGGGCTCGATCCTGTTCCCATAGAA CAACTTATTCCATATGTTGAAGAAGATGGCTCCAAGCATGATGATCGTGGTGCTGCAAGTCAGCTTCGGTTTGCTAGcgaagagagaagggaaatcaTGGAAGTTAATAAG AAACTGAAACAGAAGAatcagcagctgaagcagaTCATGGATCAGTTACGAAATCTTATTTGGGACATAAATGCCATGTTGGCAATGAGGAACTGA
- the MED30 gene encoding mediator of RNA polymerase II transcription subunit 30 isoform X2, which translates to MSTPPLAGAGMPPGAFSGTQAQAAREVNTASLCRIGQETVQDIVFRTMEIFQLLRNMQQLIPYVEEDGSKHDDRGAASQLRFASEERREIMEVNKKLKQKNQQLKQIMDQLRNLIWDINAMLAMRN; encoded by the exons ATGTCGACTCCCCCCCTGGCCGGGGCAGGGATGCCGCCGGGCGCCTTCTCCGGGACCCAGGCTCAGGCTGCCCGCGAGGTGAACACGGCTTCGCTCTGCCGCATCGGCCAGGAGACCGTGCAGGACATCGTCTTCCGAACCATGGAAATATTCCAGCTACTGAGGAACATGCAG CAACTTATTCCATATGTTGAAGAAGATGGCTCCAAGCATGATGATCGTGGTGCTGCAAGTCAGCTTCGGTTTGCTAGcgaagagagaagggaaatcaTGGAAGTTAATAAG AAACTGAAACAGAAGAatcagcagctgaagcagaTCATGGATCAGTTACGAAATCTTATTTGGGACATAAATGCCATGTTGGCAATGAGGAACTGA